The genomic DNA GAGCAGCATGGCCAGAACCGAGATCTCCATCGTCGTGATCGCCGCGCGCCCGAAGATCGGGAGAAACCGGACATAACGAAGCAGGCGTTCCTTGAGCGGCGAATCCGGATTCTGTTTCGCCACCCACTCGTTATAGACCGCAGGCTCGGTTGTGCTCGGGCTGTAGTCGCCGAACTCGTCGGCTACGGCCTTGTTCCAGAGATTCCAGCGGTCGAGAATGGCGCGCAATTCGCCGTTCTCGCGCATTTCCATGAGCCCCGCGTTGATGTCTTCCAAGAGCGCGGCGTTCTTCCGGGCGATGGCGAACCCGTACACGATGCGGCCGATTTCGGGGCCGACGAACTTCAGGTCGGGGCGCGGCCCGCCGTAGTACAGCGCGACCGGCCCGTCGAACAGCGTCGCGTCGATTCGCCCGATGGCCAGGTCGTCGTATCCGTTCACCTCCGTAGCGTACGCGCGGATATCGACGTCACCGAGGTCCTCGAGCATGTAGTACGCCAGGGATTCCTTCAGCGTGCCCACGGCGTGGCCCTTGCAGTCTTGCAGGGAGTTGATGATGAATGAATTTCGGGGCACCGCGAGCTGGAGATAGGTAATGTAGTAGGGCACGGTAAAGGCAACGGCCTCCTCGTGCTCCGGCGTGATTTCCTGTCCTTGGATGGCGATGTCGTACAGGTCGCGCTGCAGGCCGGGGATGAGCTTGTCCCAGTCGTTCTGCACGTGCTCGGCCGTCATGCCCATGCGCTTGGCCAGCGCCTCGATAATCTCGACCTCGAACCCGATCAGGTTGTCCGAATTGTCGGACTCTTTGAACACGTACGGCACTCCACCCTCGAGGTCGGCGCCGTAGCGCAGGACGCCCTCGGCCGAAACGGCCGAGACCGCTAGGATGAAAGCGGACGCCAGAAACAGGCGGCAAGGAACTCCGTTTGAGGGGTGGCTCAGCATGGCTCAGGACTCCATATGCTTGCGGAGGAAGCGGCGCGTGCGGTCGTCTTTCGGAGCAAGGAAGATCTCGTCTTCATCGGAGATTTCCACGATCTCTCCGTGTTCCATGAAGATGATGTAATCGGAGGCGTCGCGCGCGAAACGCATCTCGTGCGTGACGATGAGCTGCGTCATGCCTTCGCGGTCCAGTTCGCGCATTACCTCCAGCACCTCGTTGACCAGTTCCGGGTCCAGCGACGACGTCGGCTCGTCGTACAGCATTACCTTCGGCGCCATGGCCAGCGCGCGCGCGATGGCGGCCCGCTGCTGCTGCCCGCCGGACAACTGGCCCGGGTACCGGTCCTTGTAGGTGAGCAGGCCCACCTTGTCGAGCAGGCGCAGCGCGTTCGCCTCCGCCGCGTCGCGCGGCTCTTTCTTCACCACCATCGGCGCGAGCATGATGTTCTCGCGCACCGTCTTGTGCGGAAACAGGTTCAGCGACTGCAGCACCATGCCCACTTCCGCGCGCAGGGCGTGCGCGCGCGCGTAGAAGTTCTGGTCCGGCCGCGCGGATTTGCCGGCGCGCGCCAGCGTCACGCCCGCAATCGAAACCGTGCCGGAATCGAGGATTTCCAGGCAGTTCAGGCAGCGCAGGAGCGTGGATTTGCCGCAACCCGATGGCCCGATGATCGAGACCAGGTCCCCTTCTTCGATCGAGAAGCTGATGTCCCGCAGCACGGGCGCGCCGTCGTAGCTCTTGACGAGATTCCTGACGGAGATTAGCGGGGTTGCGGTACTCGCGGCGTCGATCATCGCATGCCCTCCCATGGTCGCGCGTGGAATCACAGAATGGGAAAATACCGCGTCCGCACGGCGCGGTCAAGAGGGTATTTCCCGGGCGTCCGGGCGCGGCGTTGCCGTCGCGGAATCATCGCCAGCTGGACCCGCACCGGCGCGGGGCAGACGGTTGCAGTATAAGCATGCAGGCTGATATATCATCAGCACGCAAGACGATGCGCCCGAACGGGCGGGGGAGACGGGCATGGCGGACGAGAAACCGGGGTGGGACAGGCGGTTGTTGGCGCGGGTGGGACGCGCGGCATGCTT from Candidatus Hydrogenedentota bacterium includes the following:
- a CDS encoding ABC transporter permease subunit (The N-terminal region of this protein, as described by TIGR01726, is a three transmembrane segment that identifies a subfamily of ABC transporter permease subunits, which specificities that include histidine, arginine, glutamine, glutamate, L-cystine (sic), the opines (in Agrobacterium) octopine and nopaline, etc.) produces the protein MLSHPSNGVPCRLFLASAFILAVSAVSAEGVLRYGADLEGGVPYVFKESDNSDNLIGFEVEIIEALAKRMGMTAEHVQNDWDKLIPGLQRDLYDIAIQGQEITPEHEEAVAFTVPYYITYLQLAVPRNSFIINSLQDCKGHAVGTLKESLAYYMLEDLGDVDIRAYATEVNGYDDLAIGRIDATLFDGPVALYYGGPRPDLKFVGPEIGRIVYGFAIARKNAALLEDINAGLMEMRENGELRAILDRWNLWNKAVADEFGDYSPSTTEPAVYNEWVAKQNPDSPLKERLLRYVRFLPIFGRAAITTMEISVLAMLLAIFFGFFLAVLRVYAPRPLGILATLYIEIVRGTPVLIQLFFIFYGLPALGIRFSPFIAGVVGLGLNYAAYEAENYRAGLMSVPRTQMEAALALAMTRWQAIRHVIAPQAVRVALPPVTNDFISLLKDSSLVSVITMVELTKVYGQLATTYYDYFGTGILVAVIYLLLGLPFVRLARWTEKRLAVESRPLPGRAH
- a CDS encoding amino acid ABC transporter ATP-binding protein, with product MIDAASTATPLISVRNLVKSYDGAPVLRDISFSIEEGDLVSIIGPSGCGKSTLLRCLNCLEILDSGTVSIAGVTLARAGKSARPDQNFYARAHALRAEVGMVLQSLNLFPHKTVRENIMLAPMVVKKEPRDAAEANALRLLDKVGLLTYKDRYPGQLSGGQQQRAAIARALAMAPKVMLYDEPTSSLDPELVNEVLEVMRELDREGMTQLIVTHEMRFARDASDYIIFMEHGEIVEISDEDEIFLAPKDDRTRRFLRKHMES